The Thunnus maccoyii chromosome 15, fThuMac1.1, whole genome shotgun sequence DNA segment aaaaaacacatagGCCTAAGCGAGTCACAAGTCAGCTTCATGAGGTGCTCTGCATcgaaaaaataattatttagtTTAGAAAATAAACAAGTTTTCAGGGTCTTTagaaaattttaatttaaaatcataaGAATTTGGTAGCATGAACATGACTCTAGTGTGCCTCCCTGAACCTGACCACATATTTCAGTATGCAAAAATATTATACAGaagtaaaacaacacaaagaagTAGAActgtataataaaatatgtaataataatatttaatttgtggttAATGTGCCCCAAGTGaaagcatgtacagtatattaggTGAGACTGGACCATTCTTTCTGTCTTACCTTTCTCCCAGCATCAGACATTTGtcatgcaaaatgaaaacagacatttagGTGCACACCCTATTGCCAAACCCCTAACGTTTCCTTTCAGGCTGAAAGCCAGCCGCTCATCACTTGCTATCCGTGTTGACTTCTCACAAGTTAAGGCGTTTGTCTTGTCATCTCTTGCCAGgtaagataaaaataaacaaatacatgttaTCACATTTCAGCTGATGGTGGACTGTAGTGTAAGTGAGCACATTAAAGGATTAAATGTTCAGATGCAAAATATTGTTAACAATCTAATCAACTTGAATGGCTAAAATTAGATATTTCTATGCTGTTGTCTGGCATAACACCATGACAAGAATGTACTTTAAAAGTACTATCAGTAGTTATGTGACAAAGATGCACCTAAAGTTTGGAACTATATTTTTGAAAGAAGACACATGACCAATATATATttgaaacaatgttttaaagttaattttattaATCGAGTAAAGCTAAATATCATGGCTGTAATGGACCAACTATTAAAAACTTCTCCTTCTTTGTTATTAACCTCTTAAACTagttaataatgataatacttttttttttatacagagcAGCAAGAAAGACATACTTGTAGTTACTTGTAGGGTAATTATAATACAGAGGGTTGCGTGTAGTCTTGGTGATTTTTATTGCCTCTAGTTGACTATCAGGTTTTCACGCTGTTCTCTCTCACTGACACGGTGTGTACAATGTAAAGGCACACGCATATATTATCCTCCATACTTACAAGCACAATTTATATATCAAAATGTTAACAAAtttgtcctctctcctccaatTTTACTTCCATTGAAATAGAACTCACGGTTTTTGAATAAATTGCCCCAAAAGGGCAGAGAGTGCTGTCTGAAATTGACACCCATGTTATCTAAAATCTGAAGCTCCCTGTCGAAAACGGAGATCATGGTGCGCACTGCGCAAAATACTTCAGAATCCAGAGATGGTTATACCTGAATATTTCAAACTATGGCCCATATATAATGAAATCCATGTCAGATAATCTCCGATCACGGCATTGTAAAATGTCATATCTGGAGTGTATTTTATCTCCGGATTAAGACCACTTTGATACCAGCAGAATATGGAGTTAAGATATTTTTCTGTTATGAGTGATGCCGTATTTTGAATGccacatgttttattatttattgtgaaAATGAATATCTCGTCTGATTCACTTCCAATTTATTGCCGTCCTCGCAGGTtacataaacatactgtatatcctcaGGTCTGATCACTAAGCGCTACTGACCCCTTGTGGTCAGGTGTAATACAACATAATCATCACATTTCTAGGATACGTGTGGCATCCGTGACAGGAAACTTTGAGATATGACCTATAGCCTTACGTCGGATATTAGATATGATTCAAATCTGTTCCAGTGACTGTAGATACTCTCCGTTTATGATTTATGTCCGGATCATATCAGTGTCCGGATTGGGACCACATAGATAGGCTACTTGGAGTTGAGATATTTTTCCTGATATGACTGATGTCGTATTTTGAATGCCAGACACATCGCGTTTCTGGTGTCAACATATTACATCATCCtatcaaaatgtcttttctcaTATATGTTAATATCCGGAAAGAGTGTGGTGGAAACTTTGAGATATGACTAATAGTTGTGTTGTGGATATTCCAGGATATGattcaaatctgatcaaaattactgtaaatacttGCAGGTTTTAACTCATGTTCGGTTTATATCGATCTCCGGACTGGGAGCACTTTGATACTATTAGAATATGGAGTTAATATATTGTTTGAATTGGCTTGTAGTTCTATTGTGAATGCCACGCACATAGCATTTCTTTTGTAAACATACTTCATATTAGGCCAGCCTAAATGTTAATATCATGAAAGTGTTATACAGAAGGAAACTTTATAACTAATAGGTATATTTTAGATTATCAAATTACTGAGGATGCCATATTTCATATAATGCCTATTAAGAGGAGGATACTTTCACATATGACTAATAATCTTATAGTGAATATTCCATGATATGACTGAATCCAACCAAATGCTTTTACTCCTGCCCTGATGTCAGTCTGGATTGAGACCACTAATAGAATCCATAGCCAATTTACTCCTGAACTGTATGACAGTAACAGGACAGAATATCTTACATATACAGATATCACTGTGCTATGGTCAAAAATGTAACCCTTATAGAGAATATACATGGTCAGGACTTGACAGGTATCATCTACTTAAGACAccttttccttctccttcattgAAATATAGataatctatgaatatgaaaatatttttagtttcaaaAGTTTCAAAGTCCAACATCAATTAATTCAAAGATCTAATTAAAGTAACAATAAGTAAAACACTGAGAATAATAACAGaacaatagaagaagaagaggaagaagaaaaagaacaacagCGACAAGCTGTAAAATGTCAGCTgcatttcctcttcctcctcattcTCTGGAACAAAGTAATCCTTCTTACTCCTGGATTCTTTTAGAATATCATCCTGACGTTATACGGTGATGAGTGGAGCGGAAATCCAGTCTCGTCCTTCTGTTATCATCTAGCACCTTCTGGCAGGACATTACAATCCTCGTCAGCTGTGGTGCCTGCCATTTTGGTGAGGAAcatttgtacagagttttgtcCTTGTCACTCTCCTCATCACAATGAGACTGGCATCCACTCCCTTCAAATATTCCAAGTCATCACGTCCGACAAGCTTTCCCTCCACCTTCACCCTCTTCTTGAAGAGTCAACCATGTGTTTATGGCCTCAAGTATTTACTTCTCAGCATTTGAATTCTAGCTGGAACATGTTTCTCCAAGACCATTTTTTTCTGGACTGCCTCAAATGTGTAGCTCCAGTCCTTTGGATATTCAGTATTGAGAGTGTAGAGCAGACTGAACATCAACCCAAAAGCTGTTGCAAAGTCATCCAGGCTTTCAAGAACTACAGCACCTTCCAACACAACGGCAACCTCCACAACTGTCCCAGGGTCTGTAGGCCCCTCCACTAGCTCCAGAGGCCATCTATCATCCCTCCTATACATGGCTCCACAGTAGCACCCCTTTGGTTTGAGAAAGCAAGGAAAtgcttttaaatttttttgagAAAGAGATTTCAGTGTTGTGTATTGAATACTCTAAAGGGTTCAACAGTATGGTCAGCATTCTAGCTTTTCAGAATTACATAAAGGTGTGGcctgtagaatttagtggcatctagcggaacagacttggcagaaatggaatataatattcatatgttttaattagtgtatgatcacctgaaaataagaatcgttgcGGTTTTGttgccttagaatgagccctttacatctacaaagggagtgggtcctcttccacggagcctgccatgttgtactgccatgtttctacagtagcctagaaaggacaaaccaaacactggctctagagagggcctctCACATTTTTGTGGGTTTCGCAGccacacttggaaggggagggggaggggaggggtattcatcTTGTTGTAATATGCAGCCAAATGatcctgcacactggtccttttaaaggataggttcacaattttgccttaaaacaatagtcaggtgctcatatgaacactgaaagaggttttcctcactgtaatcattcctcctgttcattatatatattataagaTTAtaagattattatttattataagaTTCTCTTCacatgcactttcaatgtaagtgatgggggccaaaatccacagggtccacatagtcattttgtgtaaaaagtttatctgaagcttatatgaagcttcagcagtcttagttagtcatatcaagtggatatctgccacatttacagtctttttagcatcaaattccctctttgtgtctccttggacagtgtttccctgttaagctgcggtggaagtatagtaacaaaaagagggacagtaatgttatttaatttgactaatttggatgctgaagtttattagcttcagataaacttttaaatacatttttgcacagaaggcGGATTCTGGTTCTATCTCACACAGCCTCCAGCCTCTACTGAACTCTAagggtaatactctcctccaatcacacgtACGCAACcacccactgaaatttgcatatATATATCTTGGCTGGCCAATCAGGACATGCCTACCGATTACGTGTGTTGCACATTATACAAACACTCCTGATTCCTCACTCAGATGGCTGGGCGGCAAGCAGGAAGCTGCAACATCTGCTGATGCAGGACAAAGGCATGCtatattttgagaaaatatcCCAGCTGAGCATGGCAGCGAACAGTGTATCAAACAATGAAGTGCAACCGTCCACTTTCCTCCTTTGCTATTTTTAACAAAGTTCACAGTTTACAAACCTACAACACATACatgagacacatacacacaaaaaaaacaatgaatagaCATAAAGTGCTGTGTGATAAAGTGCTGAGAGTTCAGTGGATATTCAGGTCAGTCTGAAGCTGAAACAGTTTTGGAAAACCTTCACTTCAAACAGAATCACATCAGCCTCAACATGGTCTCAACATCAACAGTCTCCCCGCAACAAATTCCAAGCTATTTAGTTCTGGCACACATTAATGCAAAGTCTGTAAGAAGGCGTGCCAGGAAGgctaaaatatataatttactAATCCACTGTAATGTGTAGTACAGTTGTGTAGACCATATGGTTTCTTTTGCCTGGTTAGGTTACAGCATGGTTGATCACAGCCGCAGTGACTGCTTTTTGTGGCTTGCTATTGGACTTCTAACATGCCACTCAAACGTCAAGCCAATAGGACGTGTCCATTGTCAAACGGAAAATATCCTTTACTATTGACAGGTGTAACTCATGTCTCGTTTCATTCCAGTCTTTTCACAGTTGTTTCTGATGCCTGAAACGCGACATAAACATATTAATTGTTGCTTGGGGCCATCAGATGGACAAGTTGAAATGATTCAGGACAAGgctatttttttcaaaataaagcccAATAGAATAACTGTATCTCAACAGGAAACTCAGGATGAGGCTTGTTTATCAAAACAAAAGCCCCCCAACAGTCACTGTATGTTAACAGCAAATTAAGGATGGACCTGGTTTTTCAAAACAGAAGCCCCAGATGGAAATTATATTGTTACATGAACCTCAGGATGAGGCAGTTGTTTAAAAATAAGAGCTCTAGAAAAAGTAACTGTATCTTAATTGGGGGCCAGTGAGTTttaggtctgtgtgtgtgtgtgtgtgtgtgtgtgtgtgtgtgagtgagggagttctatttttttttttttggaccaCATCCAGCCCTATTGAGGTACACACCAAGCAACAGGCACACTCAAAATTTCTCTGTAATTTTCTAGTTGTGATATTACTCAACCATTATATTACTTTACCAAAGTTTGACCAAACAGAAGTCTCTCAAATATGATTCCACCACATAAACATCACTGTCAAATCTGGGACATTCTATTGAATGCCAACAGCTATTAGTAACCCAAAACTctatgaaaaaaacatacacacaagtgGTATTCATGCAGCTCTGTAGATGGCAGATCTGGCTGTAGATGAGAACATATATGGAGCTCcaggttgtttttctttccttttgctAACATTTTATTGGATTTAAACCCTAGCTGAGGACACCTGTAAAGGCTACCAATATCAGCCAACCATTTGACAACAGGTTTATAATGTAAATGACAGGTGTGACAGTACTACAGATATCAGAGGATATTGTGAGCAGACACTTTTGTGTCCTCCAGTTCTTTGTATTCCATACATATATGGTGTACCCTATGAATTTATTTCAATAAAGGGCCTGAGGTTTTAGTTCCACTATTACTGTAGTAAACTAAGTAATTTGTTCTGCTGTAGGCATATTCATGacatttttgtcacatttttgaCTCACCTGTATATTTCACCACTCACTGTATCCACAGATCTGTCCTTCATTCAAGAACGTCACGCTGCCAAGATGCTTTCCACAATCGGAAAAATCTGGGTTGTCGTTACCCTACTGTGTATCACTGCCATTGGTTTGCTTACTAGACCTTCATGGAGTTTATCTGCATTTTATCGGGAGTCAAGTTCTTGTGCCTGTCGCAAATGTTTAACAGACGGTGATCCATGGTTTGGGGAGCTTATCAATGGAGCTCCCAAACCCTTTTTGTCAAGAAAATATGTAACCCCAGAAGGAGCTTTCAACTGGTGGAAGGTAAATGTCAACTTACCTTTATAGACGCAGCACAAATGTTCTGTAGTTTCACTTTTAGTTTTAGAGACAGAAGCGTCAAGGTTGTCCTGACCATAAAAGGAACTTATTTAGTGTAAATTGTTATGTGTTCTGTGTTAGCAAGAGAGAGCTTTTTGATGCATGGGAACACAAAGCACAAGTGaaaatttatttaaacatataatattataataacatttgGCAACGCACATGGTTACTGGTGGTAATAGCAACCATGGCTTAAAACTACTCTTCTCGTAAATTCTGGGAGCAGCTAACACTCCATGAGTAGTCAGAAATACCACAGTACAACATCTAGTCAGTTTAAAGTACAGCcaaataaacatgttgttttaaagaATTCAGTCAGTAATAATTCTAACCACAAACTGACTGATCTGATGTGCACAGTGTGAGTAGTTCCCCACACAACAGCATGACACAGTAAAAAGGAGTTGTTtacctctctgtgtttcagttACAAATGGTGATATGGATTACGTGCTGTATCACCTCCTGAAAATCCCTTGTGTAGTTAGGCAATTTAAATCCAGCACaggaatacttttttttttttttttttttacatcatttaaatacattaaatggcTGTTTATTTAAAAGTGTTGACCCTTAATAGTATCAAAAACAGggtttgatttcatgaaaaaaaattataacTCTAAATACCACAACTCTGTCATGTGGATCTTGTATGTGATACAATTGTAAACTGATGCTGgaattactttcttttttttcttctcagcaCGTACAGAACGAAGGACGCCCCTACAGTTTCTTCAATACAACAGTGCACAACCTGTTTCAGATTTTTCCACCCACTCCACCTTTTATAGAGTCCAGCCCCAGCCGCTGCATTACTTGTGCTGTGGTGGGGAACTCTGGCAATTTGAAGGGATCACATTATGGAGCTCTGATAGATTATCATGACATCGTAATAAGGTAAATCATCAGACTTAAATGAAATCCCACAGTGTCTTactaaaaaatttaaaaaatattattgtcaCTGTTACAAAATCTAGTTTGAACAATAATGTTGACACTGAGAACAATTCCCATGGAgtgtcacaaaaataaaaaaaacctttaacctttaacctttaatAGCCATATAATTGTCCTTAAACTACTTGATATTTAATACATATTCCCATGTACTACTGTATTTAGAATGAACCGTGGCCGTACCAAAGGCTATGAAGAAGATGTTGGGACTAAAACAACTCATCATGTGATGTATCCAGAGAGTGCTATTAATTTGGGCAACACCACTCATCTTGTGCTGTTTCCATTCAAGATAAATGATTTGCTGTGGCTCCTCAGAAGCTTCACCCCAAGGTAGATGTGTAATACAAAGCTCCTCTCTGTATCTCTATCTGTTAACATTAAATAGCATCTATCTTTGTGTTCGTATTTGAATGAAAACTCAAGTTGGGTAAAAGTAATTGCAATGCatatttgtttgtataaaaTTTTGGATTTTAACAACTGAGGAACATCTATAAGGAAGCTTTAGTTGACAGAGTAGAAAAGTGTTGTTTTGGTTGGCTAATACAGTAACTGACACTAATTTCTTCATTATAGGTTTTGCAATGAGCTCTATGAATTTACTATAAAAGTgcaacattttaatcaaataaactcatgttatataattattatcagTAATACTCGGTACTAATGATTCCTTTCTCATTAAATCTGACGATTAATGTCACCTTCAACAGAGAAAACGGTCCTGTGAAGACAATAGCTAACAAGGATTTGGTGAGTGTTCTAAATGATCTTGCATGAATCTTAAGTCAACCAGTAATAAATGGTATTGTATTGTGCATTCACTGCAGAAAGGAATGGTtcataaatgtcagtttaaggGCTAAGTCTGATTCATTACAGGTGATGATCCTCAACCCAGGTTTCATGAAATATGTTCATGAAAATTGGCTGGGAAAGAAGGGCAGGTATCCATCCACTGGCTTTATGACTTTGGCTCTCAGCATGCACATGTGTGATGAGGTAGGTTTATTTCCAGTAGTATTGGAGTTTCCTTAGCTGATTGTTAGCCATGTCAATAGCAGATCATTGATTTATCATTaaaaatttgtaaaatacaaagTTTTTCCTGAGGgaaaacttttttaaaagaattgaCATGAATaactatataactatatatatatatataactagTATTTCTGATGACAAATACAAGTACATTGAATGAGTGttaaattacatgttttattttgtctatgTGTATGAGGATACATGAGCCAATGCTCAAGCGATAAGCGATATGTTACACAATTTGCCAGCAACTTCCTGCTATTCCACTGATGGCAGTTGGCGCTGATAGCAAAGGAAAgcaagaagaagactgcaaatcaataaataaataatgcaggtttcaaaatattaaaaagaataatcttcacaaatgttttatgacaaaTTAAATTCAAGATGCAACTAAAACTACTTTGTTACTTTGGTCGGAAAAATGATGGCTGTCATGGATATGATGCAGACGGCAGTTTCTGGTGTTAAAGTCAGAACTGCCAAACAGGTTTTGCATTAGCAGCTTTGTGACTTCTGGCTGTGCTTTTGAGACACGACAGTCATTATTCACATGACGACAACAGGTCCCTTGTCAGTAAAAAGTAAACAGGccattttaaagggaaacttaaGTAATTTTCAACCTGTACCCTATTTCcacatcattttgtgtctaagtgattAATGGGGACAACAGTTTTTAGaactggtccagtattgagcgagagtaCTTCAGCTGGCAGCTGTGAAACGgactgcaatgtaatcctttagGGCAATTGCGCACGTCAAAGCACTTCCACTAAAAGTGcgtgtttttgccactgacaggcttagatttttttgtaatatgtgtCTGACATCGAAAGTAACgttaaacacaggaactagctgcctgtagcagcattaCAGCTAACATAGGGGCAGCTTGCTGGCTAATCGAACCACCCACATATTCATCCACACAtgctggtttgtttacatctgaGGCTGTGGATAACTCAGCGTCTGTTCCTGCTAAAGAAGAAAGATTAGTGACTTAATAGATGAATAAAATGGTTCATGTCTGAAAGTTTCCAAATTGCAAGGATTAAATGACCAGATCCACAGTGTGCAGTTTTCATGGATTACTGCTGGACAATAGAGATTTGCATACTGTAATTCATCACAGTTGCATGTTGAAATCGCATTTTTCTTATCGTGTGGGGCTGAACGTTTGGTCCAGCCGGCTTTGCTCTTTTCATCCAGTTGATTCTGTGGAGATGAAACAGTCTCCAGGACGACAATGTTGATAAACGCTGTAATTCCATGTGTAGTAGTTACACAGCTGAGATTACTCATCTGTCAGAGCTCAGTCAGAGCAGTGACTGCAGGAACACCAGGGGCTAAATGCCTAAATGATCAGTACGCACAAAAATCATGCATACGCCATTTCccacacataaactggtatttataaacacGGAATGTGCGGTGAGAATATGCGCACCTCATGCATACTTTAGAACAGGCACACATGTTTTTCCTAAGCAATCTGAGGGTGATGTcatgaggtggagatgaaatataaggcGAGAGATGGaaacttttaataaaacattctttgtttaggttgataaccagctacactgattgtgtgatttttttttttcgcacAAGTTTACACAGGTATTTATAAAATGCTAATCAAAGGCATATTAACActgattaattacttttgtgtttaattttatcattcttttatttacataggagtcaacattttattttgcccttattattctttttatttcatccttACTCGTgtcacaccttgtaaagttggtttagatatgagcactacaaactaatcattgattacatttctgagatatcactgccgACGAATGGTTtacagtccatgtgatgaattaatgatatggacggTATAATAAGCCACAGAACCGCGTGTAATGGTCGCTCATAATGAAAGCTATTCCggctgttggagaacctcgcCGGTGCAACACAATCTGTGAAACAGCACTTTCTCTTTCTCGTTTGTTCCATTGACAGCTGTACAGACTGCTGGGGCAGGTGGAGAAGTGATATGCAAATGGCAGGTTCAGGGTGGGTCTTCACCCAGTTAAGGTTAATTGTGGGAATGGAAATGAGGCTTGTGCACGTGTGCCCAGTTCCccaatgactgagatttataaaacagaaccgTGCGTACACATGGCTTTATAAATCTAACAAAAAGAATGtatatgcatatttctggctttgtgtgtacacacagttttagtcatgaatctacacaaggttttatgcatctggccccagcAGTTTCTCTGAGGTAACTGTTACTATACGTCCTCTATTCTGATGGTCCTGTTGCCTTCCTGCCtccattctttgtttttcctctttcaggtGTTTTATGTACTCTCTGTGTACACTGGCTCAAATAAATACGCTTGGCCAGTCAAAGTGAAATGGCTCACAATCGTCCACGAGATAATTCATCATTGCTCTTAGTTTTATTAGTTTCTTAAGTCTAAGTGAGGTGAATGTGGTTGGGTAGTCTGGTTAGCTGACAAGTTACCCCGGATATAGATCCCTATGTTAGCTGTAATGTTCCtgtgtttaatgttactttcaATGTGACACAcatattataataacaatctgagcctgtcagtggcaaaaacaagcacttttagtggacatatATGGAATTGCCCTAAAAGATTGCCCACTCGTTTTgcggctgctggctgcagcaCTCTGCAGTCCTCCATACTGCAccaattttaaaaactgttttctccATTAGTCACTCAGACACAAAATgttgggaaaatagggtccaggcTGAGAATGCCTAAGTTCCCCTTTAACGCCCAGCCTTCATTGGAATGAGTCAGAAACTCTCTTCAGATATGACAATTACAATATGacaacaaaatgttcaaaagGCAAATTAGTAATGCTGTAGAGTGCAACACCATAACACTAAATTACAGAATATGCTCAAatataaagactgaaaaatgtaagGAGCATTTATTCAAATTACTAGTAATGGTTGTACACTTTAAGTTATTGTGTCTGTTTTCCCAGGTCAATGTTTTTGGGTTTGGAGCAGACAGAGATGGAAACTGGAACCACTACTTTGAAGTGCTCAGAAACAGAAACTATAGAACTGGACCTCATTCTggaacacatgaatatgaagtTATTCAACAACTACATGAGCGCAAGAAAATCCAGTTGTTTAGAGGATGGTaatttttgtttctctgtttgtgtttgtgtcattctCTGTCAGTTGCATTAACATGAGCAGTACCTAGGGCGTTTTAAGAgttggttggaaaaaaaagttttgcaaTTGCTTTGGCTATTTATTATTAGGTGTGCTGGCACCGAAGGTACAGAGCACCTGTTGTGCGTAATTGTGCCTTGATAATGCGCAATATCATTCCGAAGAAACAGATGCTGTCGCCTTCAGCTGGATGTAGAGCTTATAAGAATCAGTCATTAATCTTTAATCGGTCTtcagaataaaactttatttgttaATGTGTCATCACATGTCAGCTGCTTAAAGAAAGTAGAATGAAAGAGGAAAGACCaggaaaacatgaataaagGGGTTTGTGTAATTTCAGAGAAGTTTAtaataggggtgtgcccgaatataAATACGTTATtaggcaaagcacaaatagtggattttttatgaatatttgtttcatacaaatattttaaagatttgtttttgggaagaataaaaatatgtcaaatactGAACGCAGGTTGCTTacatctcagtctctctcctctgctccgctgttacgtctatcagcaggtctcaatgagggcagtgacatccacctgctacatgacgaacatttcctttgtttggacatcactcctggagttgtgagtgttcctcagagataaagttgagctactgacacatgcgaagtgctcccaagggactcttcctaacctgttgttctccttctcctttccacaaagaacacggtgtgctgtctctgtgttatgggtgtataaataggtagaggtgtgatgaggcgatgagtacagttttagctcagtagtcagcgcagtcgtctatgatctgggagactccagttcaagacctggtgaGGGAACCTCCTTCATAGGTAGGTAGGtggtttattcatgaacacctattgtaacactttaattttctgaaattaaaagtgtaacaaaaaaacccccaataTTTTCAACCTCTTTCcactcaacaaatacagatacaaatacaaatactgggccctctgcacatccctagtttaTACAGCTGTGCCTTCACCAAATAAATTGTCCAAAATATTCAAGAACATAAATGGGCTAAGATTTCAACCTGTTCTGAGCAGACCAGCTGAAATTGCAGTGCACTACTCAATTAACATCCACAACCTCAGACGGCAAGTAACTAAACCAAATGACCTCAGTGCATCCCAGGAAAATACCAGTTTCATCAATAGATGGCTACAGTTAGTTGCTTCCTAATTTAATGTATTCGCTGGCAATGAATAATGTTGCTCTTCACCAGTTATTTAgattaacattatttatttaaaaatttttta contains these protein-coding regions:
- the LOC121913526 gene encoding CMP-N-acetylneuraminate-beta-galactosamide-alpha-2,3-sialyltransferase 1-like yields the protein MLSTIGKIWVVVTLLCITAIDGDPWFGELINGAPKPFLSRKYVTPEGAFNWWKHVQNEGRPYSFFNTTVHNLFQIFPPTPPFIESSPSRCITCAVVGNSGNLKGSHYGALIDYHDIVIRMNRGRTKGYEEDVGTKTTHHVMYPESAINLGNTTHLVLFPFKINDLLWLLRSFTPRENGPVKTIANKDLVMILNPGFMKYVHENWLGKKGRYPSTGFMTLALSMHMCDEVNVFGFGADRDGNWNHYFEVLRNRNYRTGPHSGTHEYEVIQQLHERKKIQLFRGW